From Zalophus californianus isolate mZalCal1 chromosome 16, mZalCal1.pri.v2, whole genome shotgun sequence, one genomic window encodes:
- the LOC113912171 gene encoding leucine-rich repeat-containing protein 37A-like encodes MLPSTTVQPIVLEASITPVPTKVEHSPVQQEIPAQAPVPPEQIEFSSIQFKPLSHSPEIPKNESLPGQQELIAQTPDPPNEVEPASGQQEVLAEPSEPPKEIEPSANEHAVSAHPPKPTEKVKPPPQEEAPAQSSVLQQALATSPEPPKEVELFPTQPDSPSQPPEPPEKVEPYPLQQEAPAQPLEPPNEAESSTQQEALAQSPVHQQAPAKSPGPLKELELSPTQQEAPAQSPVPQQAPAISPEPPKEVESSPTQPEAPAQPSEPPEKVEPSLAQREAPAQPLELPDKVEPFPVSQETHSQLPQSPEKVESSPVLQEAPSLPLEPLKEVEPSPTQQEALAQPPEPPKEVVAQPPVHNEVTVPPLGQAQAQHSNLPSATVKPVDLELTVTPEPTTEAEHSKALQQTLSLPEDPEVTLPHPEHVQAQQEHLTEVTAQPLDLELTVTPEPTTEFEHSTALKKTTAPPKDLEVTFAHLEQVQTQHPTLAEVTVQPLDLGLTITPEFTKDTELSLPRRGTPIQPPEPPKQVVVAQSPVYQEEIVQTPGQDQAQHPSSPSVTVQLLDLELTVSPEPTKEVEQFTTLKKTTSPPKDLEVTLALSEQVRSHHPTLNKVTVKPLDLELTMTPESAAEVEPSPAMHEIPDQHPEPTKELVSQPHIYQEAAVPTPHQDQAQHWWSPNVTVQPLDLELTITPESTTEVKQSTTLQQTTIPPKDLEVTFPQSEQVQVQHPTLNKVTVKPLDLGLTITPEPTTETETSPTMQETPAQPPEPPKEVVVQYPFHQEVTAPPPSKDQGQHPASPSTTLHPVDLGLTITPKPITGAARSTTMKKTIAPPPKDLEVTLAHPEQSSPRRLGPSQPSRRSRLSLQSALRLLGPPQPCRRPRILLQSAPRSLGPTQCSRRPRLRQQSAPSSLGPMQRSRRPRLRLQSAPRSLDTPQRSRRPRLSQRSAPRRLGPPQPSQKPWLSV; translated from the exons ATGTTGCCCAGTACCACAGTTCAACCTATAGTTCTGGAGGCTTCCATAACTCCAGTGCCAACTAAGGTTGAACATTCTCCAGTGCAACAGGAGATCCCTGCTCAGGCTCCAGTTCCCCCTGAGCAGATTGAATTTTCTTCAATCCAGTTCAAGCCTCTTTCCCACTCTCCAGAGATCCCCAAAAATGAATCTCTTCCAGGCCAACAGGAGCTCATAGCTCAGACTCCAGACCCTCCTAACGAGGTAGAACCTGCTTCAGGCCAACAGGAGGTCCTAGCTGAGCCATCAGAGCCCCCTAAGGAGATTGAACCATCTGCAAATGAACATGCAGTCTCAGCTCATCCTCCAAAGCCCACTGAGAAGGTCAAACCTCCACCCCAGGAGGAGGCTCCAGCTCAGTCTTCTGTCCTCCAGCAGGCCCTAGCTACATCTCCTGAGCCCCCCAAGGAGGTAGAACTTTTTCCCACACAGCCAGATTCCCCATCTCAGCCTCCCGAGCCCCCTGAGAAGGTAGAACCATACCCACTCCAGCAGGAAGCCCCTGCTCAGCCTTTAGAGCCCCCTAATGAGGCAGAATCTTCAACCCAGCAGGAGGCTCTAGCTCAGTCTCCAGTTCACCAACAGGCCCCAGCTAAATCTCCTGGGCCCCTTAAGGAGTTAGAACTTTCTCCAACCCAGCAGGAGGCCCCAGCTCAGTCCCCTGTCCCCCAGCAGGCCCCAGCTATATCTCCTGAGCCCCCTAAGGAGGTGGAATCTTCTCCCACACAGCCAGAGGCCCCAGCTCAGCCTTCAGAGCCCCCTGAGAAGGTAGAACCATCTCTAGCCCAGCGGGAAGCCCCAGCTCAGCCTCTAGAACTCCCTGACAAAGTGGAACCTTTTCCAGTCTCTCAAGAGACCCATTCTCAGCTTCCACAGTCTCCTGAGAAGGTAGAATCCTCTCCAGTCCTGCAAGAAGCCCCATCTCTACCTCTAGAGCCCCTTAAGGAGGTAGAACCTTCTCCAACCCAGCAGGAGGCTCTagctcagcctccagaaccaccTAAGGAGGTTGTAGCACAACCTCCAGTCCATAATGAGGTGACAGTTCCACCTCTAGGACAAGCGCAAGCTCAGCATTCAAACTTGCCCAGTGCCACTGTTAAACCTGTTGATCTGGAGCTTACTGTAACTCCAGAACCTACTACAGAGGCTGAGCATTCCAAGGCCCTGCAGCAGACTCTATCTCTTCCAGAGGACCCCGAGGTGACACTTCCACATCCAGAGCACGTTCAGGCTCAGCAAGAGCATTTGACTGAAGTCACAGCTCAACCTTTAGACCTGGAGCTTACCGTAACTCCAGAACCCACTACAGAGTTTGAACATTCTACAGCCCTGAAGAAAACTACAGCTCCTCCAAAGGACCTCGAAGTGACATTTGCACACCTAGAGCAGGTTCAGACTCAGCATCCAACTTTGGCTGAAGTCACAGTTCAACCTTTGGACCTGGGGCTTACCATAACTCCAGAATTCACTAAGGACACTGAACTTTCTCTACCTAGGCGGGGGACCCCAATTCAGCCTCCAGAGCCACCTAAGCAGGTTGTTGTAGCTCAATCTCCAGTATATCAGGAGGAGATTGTTCAGACACCAGGTCAAGATCAAGCTCAGCATCCATCATCACCCAGTGTAACAGTTCAACTTTTGGACCTGGAGCTTACTGTAAGTCCAGAACCCACTAAAGAAGTTGAACAGTTTACAACGCTGAAAAAGACTACATCTCCTCCAAAAGACCTTGAGGTGACACTTGCACTTTCAGAGCAGGTTCGGTCTCACCATCCAACCTTAAATAAAGTCACAGTTAAACCTTTGGACCTGGAACTTACCATGACTCCAGAATCTGCTGCCGAGGTTGAACCTTCTCCAGCCATGCATGAGATCCCAGATCAGCATCCAGAGCCGACTAAGGAACTTGTATCCCAACCTCACATATATCAAGAGGCAGCAGTTCCAACACCACATCAGGATCAAGCTCAGCATTGGTGGTCACCAAATGTGACAGTTCAACCTTTGGATCTGGAGCTTACCATAACTCCAGAATCTACTACAGAGGTTAAACAGTCTACAACCCTGCAGCAGACTACAATTCCTCCAAAGGACCTTGAGGTGACATTTCCACAGTCAGAGCAGGTTCAGGTTCAGCATCCAACCTTAAATAAAGTCACGGTTAAACCTTTGGACCTGGGGCTTACCATAACTCCAGAACCTACTACAGAGACTGAAACTTCTCCAACCATGCAAGAGACCCCAGCTCAGCCTCCAGAGCCACCTAAGGAGGTTGTAGTTCAATATCCGTTTCATCAGGAGGTGACAGCTCCACCTCCAAGTAAGGATCAAGGTCAGCATCCAGCATCACCCAGCACCACATTGCATCCTGTGGACTTGGGGCTTACCATTACTCCAAAACCGATTACAGGGGCTGCACGTTCTACAACCATGAAGAAGACTATAGCTCCTCCTCCAAAGGACCTTGAGGTGACACTTGCCCATCCAGAACAG AGCTCCCCGAGGAGGCTGGGCCCATCCCAGCCAAGCCGGAGGTCCCGGCTCAGCCTGCAGAGCGCCCTGAGGCTgctgggcccaccccagccctgccggAGGCCCCGGATCCTGCTGCAGAGCGCCCCGAGGAGCCTGGGCCCAACCCAGTGCAGCCGGAGGCCCCGGCTCCGCCAGCAGAGCGCCCCGAGTAGCCTGGGCCCAATGCAGCGCAGCCGGAGGCCCCGGCTCCGCCTGCAGAGCGCCCCGAGGAGCCTGGACACACCCCAGCGCAGCCGGAGGCCCCGGCTCAGCCAGCGGAGCGCCCCGAGGAGgctgggcccaccccagcccagccagAAACCCTGGCTCAGCGTGTAG
- the LOC118356355 gene encoding leucine-rich repeat-containing protein 37A-like translates to MQHEAPTLPLQSPEEAEPLPVQQETPTESPESTTQEKPPTQQETPVQHPEGPGEVNPPTTQQEALAQQSQSPEGEPYSTQEEALAKPPETQEEGEPFPPQQEAPAELPQTPVEAEPSSIQEESQGHHPQTPEKVKPSTQQETPVQHPQAPEEGKLSPSQEEAPAQFPQTPEKGESSTQDESQGGDPQTSEQVAPSPTQQEAPAEHLQTPEGIKPSTTQEESPVQHPQVPEEGEPFPTQPETPTEYPESLEGIERSPGHSEATVQHPNPLGEVKPATHQEAPSQHLQTSEEVNPSAIQQEAIAQHPEPSGEVEPPPTQQEEVPAYSPEHHVVTVSPLGRSQAQLLLLPSVTVKPVDLALTITPGSTNEVETFLPQQEASAQSAVFPEQLEPSPIQQEARDHPAPPENVEPSPIQQEARDHPAPPENVEPSPIQQEARDHPAPPENVEPSPIQQEVPTQPEALPEEIEPSPIQREVPDQPPAPPENFEPFPVQQGVPIQPEDLPEEIELPPSQQWSSALSQVSVVGVEPSLGPARSPSSASKAQ, encoded by the coding sequence ATGCAGCATGAAGCCCCAACTCTGCCTCTACAGTCCCCTGAGGAAGCTGAACCTTTGCCAGTTCAACAGGAGACTCCAACTGAATCCCCAGAATCTACCACACAGGAGAAACCTCCAACACAGCAGGAAACCCCAGTTCAGCATCCCGAGGGTCCTGGAGAAGTTAACCCTCCCACAACCCAACAGGAGGCCCTGGCTCAGCAATCACAGAGCCCCGAGGGTGAACCATATTCCACCCAGGAGGAGGCCCTGGCCAAACCTCCAGAGACCCAGGAAGAGGGTGAACCTTTTCCACCCCAGCAGGAGGCCCCAGCTGAGCTTCCACAGACCCCTGTAGAGGCCGAACCTTCCTCAATACAGGAGGAGAGCCAGGGGCATCATCCACAGACTCCTGAGAAAGTTAAACCTTCAACCCAGCAGGAGACCCCAGTCCAGCATCCACAAGCCCCTGAGGAAGGAAAACTGTCTCCATCCCAGGAGGAGGCTCCAGCCCAATTTCCACAGACCCCTGAGAAGGGTGAATCTTCAACCCAGGACGAGAGCCAGGGTGGGGATCCACAGACATCTGAGCAGGTTGCACCTTCTCCAACCCAACAAGAAGCCCCAGCTGAGCACCTGCAGACCCCTGAGGGGATCAAACCTTCTACAACCCAGGAGGAGTCCCCAGTTCAGCACCCTCAGGTCCCAGAGGAGGGTGAGCCTTTTCCAACCCAACCGGAGACCCCAACGGAGTATCCAGAGTCTCTTGAGGGGATTGAACGTTCTCCAGGCCATTCAGAGGCCACAGTTCAGCATCCAAATCCCCTTGGGGAGGTTAAACCTGCAACCCATCAGGAGGCTCCAAGTCAGCATCTACAGACCTCTGAGGAAGTTAACCCTTCTGCCATCCAGCAGGAAGCCATAGCTCAGCATCCAGAGCCTTCCGGTGAGGTTGAACCTCCTCCAACCCAACAGGAGGAGGTCCCAGCTTACTCTCCAGAGCATCATGTGGTAACAGTTTCTCCTCTAGGTAGGAGTCAAGCTCAGCTTCTGCTGTTGCCCAGTGTCACTGTTAAACCTGTGGATCTGGCACTAACCATAACTCCAGGGTCCACTAATGAGGTTGAAACTTTTCTACCCCAACAAGAGGCCTCAGCTCAGTCTGCGGTGTTCCCTGAGCAGTTGGAACCTTCTCCAATCCAGCAGGAGGCCCGAGATCATCCAGCACCCCCTGAAAATGTTGAACCTTCTCCAATCCAGCAGGAGGCCCGAGATCATCCAGCACCCCCTGAAAATGTTGAACCTTCTCCAATCCAGCAGGAGGCCCGAGATCATCCAGCCCCCCCTGAAAATGTTGAACCTTCTCCAATCCAACAGGAAGTCCCAACTCAGCCTGAAGCTCTTCCTGAGGAAATTGAACCATCTCCAATCCAGCGGGAAGTCCCAGATCAGCCTCCAGCACCCCCTGAAAATTTTGAACCTTTTCCAGTGCAGCAGGGAGTCCCAATTCAGCCTGAAGATCTTCCTGAGGAAATTGAACTTCCTCCAAGCCAGCAGTGGAGCTCAGCTCTGTCTCAAGTGTCTGTTGTGGGTGTAGAACCTTCTCTAGGTCCAGCACGCAGTCCCAGCTCAGCGTCCAAAGCCCAGTGA